The genomic window AAAAATTAACTCAGTTATCATCATAAAATAGCCTAATAAAAAGTGGCTAAAGCGATATCTAAGATGATTTTTGTCCTGTCGTAAAGGGTAAGTCAATCGGCATTGCTCTAACTTGTTTGATCACGTTACCATTGATAGCTAATACTTCAAAACGGTACTTACCTATCAGGATTTCAGTATTTAGCATGGGAGTGTCACCCAGCTCTTCTAATAACAAACCATTGATAGTCCTAGCGCCGTCAACAGGTAAGTGCCAATTAAAAGCTTTATTGATTTCTCGTATATTAGCAGTACCATCAATTAATACAGACCCATCGGTTTGTGGTAAAACTTCCTCGGCTAAACTGGGCGACATTGAGGTAGTAAAATCACCAACTATCTCTTCAAGAATATCTTCTACCGTTACCAGTCCTTGAATATCGCCATATTCATCAACAATAATCCCTACTTTTTCATTATTACGTTGAAATTTTATTAGTTGTATATTTAATGGGGTACTCTCTGGAATAAAATAAATTTTATCAGCCGCTCTGATTAAGTTTTGCTTGTTAAATTCTTTCTTTTCGACCATCAGCCGATAAGCTTCACGCACTCGCAACATACCGATAATATCATCAAGGGTATCTCGGTAAAGGACAATTCGACCGTGTGGCGAGTGCGTTAATTGGCGGATAATCGATTTCCATTCGGTATTAACGTCAATCCCAACGATTTCATTGCGAGGAACCATAATGTCGCCTACGGTAACTTTTTCTAAATCTAAAATTGAGATCAACATATCCTGATTACGGCGAGAAAGTTTACTTTTGGATTCATTAACAATCGTACGCAATTCATCTTTGCTAATCGCATCGCTACTGATAATGGGTGATTTAATACCAAAGAAATGCATGAACATTAGGGTGATAGTGTTAAATAACCAAACTACGGGTAACATTAATTTCTGTAGCGGTTTAAGTAGAATACTACTAGGAAAAGCCACTTTTTCTGGATAGAGTGCCGCCATGGTTTTGGGTAACACTTCAGCAAAAACCAGGATCACAAAAGTTAAGATACCAGTAGCAATAGCAACCCCAACATCGCCGTAAAGTCTCATTCCAACGATGGTTGCTAGCGACGAGGCTAAAATATTAATCAGATTATTACCAATCAAAATAAGACTGATTAGGCGATCTGGCTGTTTTAATAATGATTCAACGCGACGAGCAGCTTGATGGCCATGTTTGGCTAAATGACGTAATCGATATCGATTAAGGGTCATCATTCCTGTTTCAGAGGCAGAAAAATAGGCTGATAAAATAATCATGACAATAAGTATGATGATTAAAGTACTGGTTGAGACTTGCTCCAAGGTAAAATTCCTATGTTGTTCATCAGTTAATTGTAAAATAATCTAAAAATTAAATGGTTACTATATGTAGTAGCAATCGATTACCAAAAAAAGCCAATGTTAAAATGAATGCGCCAATCAGA from Arsenophonus sp. aPb includes these protein-coding regions:
- a CDS encoding HlyC/CorC family transporter; translation: MEQVSTSTLIIILIVMIILSAYFSASETGMMTLNRYRLRHLAKHGHQAARRVESLLKQPDRLISLILIGNNLINILASSLATIVGMRLYGDVGVAIATGILTFVILVFAEVLPKTMAALYPEKVAFPSSILLKPLQKLMLPVVWLFNTITLMFMHFFGIKSPIISSDAISKDELRTIVNESKSKLSRRNQDMLISILDLEKVTVGDIMVPRNEIVGIDVNTEWKSIIRQLTHSPHGRIVLYRDTLDDIIGMLRVREAYRLMVEKKEFNKQNLIRAADKIYFIPESTPLNIQLIKFQRNNEKVGIIVDEYGDIQGLVTVEDILEEIVGDFTTSMSPSLAEEVLPQTDGSVLIDGTANIREINKAFNWHLPVDGARTINGLLLEELGDTPMLNTEILIGKYRFEVLAINGNVIKQVRAMPIDLPFTTGQKSS